TCTGATGCTTGCATCCATACCGTAGTCATCGTCGATATACAAGAAGCCGCCGTTATCCAGAAACGACCGCAAGCGTCGTGCTTCCTGCTCGCTGATATTCACGGTACCGTGTCCCGTCATAAACAACAGCGGATACCTGAAGATATTATCACTGGCCAAATCAACATACTCATACTCCGGTCGTACATCAATATTGGTATGCGCCTTTACGTACCGCAGCAGATTAATCTCGGCACTGGGGTCGTTATACCAGTCACCGCCACCTCCGTATTTAACACGCGCCAGCACCAACGGCGATGCAGCAGGTTCAGGAGCAACGCGAGCGCCCGGCTGTACGCGTTGGGTACTGCCGGGTTGCGAAAACGCTACCGCTGAAACGAAGAACCACAAAACAATCAGGAGAAACGGCACTCTACCACCTTCTTATTCTCCTGCTGGAACCATGGAAGACCGTGTACGTTAATGTCGTGTTCAATAACCGATACATTGGGAAATGCAGTTTTGAATTCGTTAATTTCATCAGTCAGGTTGCCGCCCTTCAGAACAGCCAGCACAGCACCTGGTGCGCGTACTCCGCTTGACCAGTGTGCAAGATCTTTTAAGGGGGCTACGGCACGAGATACGATAACGTTGAAGGCCGACTTGTATTTGCTGATGGTGCCCATTTCCTCAACGCGCATACGCACAGCATCCAAATCCTTTAAGCCGGTATGCCGGGCCATCATGTCAACAATTTTTATCTTCTTCGCAATACTGTCAACCAGCGTTACCCGCAGGTCCTGACGGGCAATTTTAATGGGCAGACCGGGAAGTCCGCCACCGGTACCCAGGTCCAGGACCCTGGCCTTATGCGGAAATTCAACATACCGCAACAACATGAGGGAGTGAATAAGATGCCGCTCAATCAAAAAATCCACATCCTTCCTGCTAACAAGATTTACGCTGTTGTTCCAGTGCACCAGCTCCCGATGGTACCGTTCCAGCAAGTCAATCTGCGCCTTGTCCAGTACGATGCTGTTCATTGACAGCAGAGTCCATGCTTCAAGCAGGCTTACCTGAACTATGTTATCTTGTACCATGCAACGCTCTCGTCCACTGTTCTCGGTTGTGATCTGTACATGGAACCGGGCTCACCTGCTCCCGCGCGCACTGAACTCGCTGCTTACCCAAACCTGGAGTGACTGGGAAGCCATCGTTGTTGACGATGCCGGTACGGATTCCACTTCTGTTGTTGTACAAAACTACATGGAACGCGATCCGAGACTGCTCTACCATCGCGTTGCCCAACAGGGCGGTACGGCAGCAGCCCGCAACACGGGAATCCTGCTCACGTCGGGAGACTGGGTTACCTTTCTGGATTCGGACGACGAGTACCTGCCTTCGCACCTTGAAAAACGGATGCACCTGATAACTGACATTCCGGGTGCTGATTTGTTCCATGGCGGTTTTACCGTGATTGGCAATCCGTACGTACGCGACAAGGACAATCCAGGGGTATCTATCCATTTGGATTCATGCGTCGTGGGCGGCACGTTTGTCATCCGGCGTGATGTTTTTCGCCGTGTTGGACTGTTTCCCCGAATCCCATACGCCGATGATGCGGAATTCTTTGAACGCTGCCGCTCCCATGGCCTTATCATTGAGCGGTGCACTGCCGCTACCTACGTGTATCACCGCGACACACCCGGACAGCTCACGGGGTAATCAGGGTTTACGATCCGGTTTTTTGTTTAACAGTCATACTTTCGCACAATGCCAGTAAATGCAACTCTTACGAAAATTCTGAATCGCCTGGAAAAAGCGTACCCAGATGCAAGAGTCGGCCTGGACTTTTCGAATCCCGTTGAGCTTCTGATTGCTACGATCCTTTCGGCTCAGTGCACCGATGCAAGGGTAAATATTGTTACGAAGCAACTATTTGCCAAATATCGCCGGCCCGAAGATTACGTCCATGTTTCCAGTGAAGAGTTGCAGGCTGACATCCGGCCGACGGGTTTTTTCAAGAACAAGGCTCATCATATCAAACAGTGCTGTGCCATGCTGATCCGTGACTTTAACGGACAGGTGCCCTCCACAATGGATGATCTTCTGAAACTACCCGGTGTGGGTAGAAAAACCGCAAACTGCGTACTGAGCAACTGTTTTAATATCCCTGGTATCACGGTTGACACCCACGTTATTCGGGTGAGCAACCGATTGGGATTGGTTGACACTCCTGATCCCGTTAAGATTGAACTGTTGCTTTCGCAGCAAATGTTGCCAAAGCGCTGGAATCAGTTTAACCATCTCATCATCACCCATGGGCGGACCACCTGTGTGGCCCGACGCCCAAGATGTTCAGATTGTGCAGTCTCCGATCTGTGTCCGTCTGCTTTCAACGTGTAACACAACAAGCAATTCATGCCAACCGTCACACATCACCACCGTTCAGCCACTGTCTGCAGTATGATCCCTGCAGTGATGATTGTTACGTTAGCCTTACTGGTAACCAGACAAGCTCCGGTTACGGCACAGCACACACAGTACGGCGTTCACGGGGGGGTTGTGTACTCTTTGCACGCAGCTCAGTTTACCCAGTTGGGTGATTTCGCATCATGCTGCCCGTCATTTACCGGCGGCTCGGGCACCGGCTTTCTTGCAGGTCTTCATGCAGCGTACCGGTTGTCTGACAAACTCTTTTTTGTTCCAAGGCTTACCCTGGTGCAGGAAAACGGGAGTATGCAGAGTGAGGAGTGGACGTTTGTGGCAGACCTGCGCGACACTCCGCGGGTGCGGCGTGCGATGTTCCTGCACGAGTTCACCTCTTCGGTTTCTTCTGTGGGCATCGAACCAACATTCCTGCTCGGTATCGTTGGTAACCTTTCTCTAACTGGCGGTTTACGAGCTGCGTGGGTCTTTGATGGTTCGTTTACTCAGCGCGAAACTCTGGTAGAACCCGATGATTATGGCAGTTACTTGGGGTCAGCCAGGACGTGGGTTAATTACCAGGAACAGATTCCGGATTTATCACCGTTCAAAGCCGAAGTTCTCGGTGGCCTGCACTACTCACTCTCTGTAGGCAAGGCGCAACAGTGGCACCTGGGTACAGATGTTAGTATCGCCATCCCCATTACCAACGTAACCAGCTCGGCTGAGTGGCGAACTACGAACATCAGGCTTGCTATTGCAGTGTCACACGGGGCCAAAGTGCCCGAAGCAGACACCAGTATCGCACTGCCTCTGGTACCGAATGCTGACACTGTTACCTTGCCTGCGCCTCCCTCGCTGTCACCACCTGAAATAACGCTGAAGCTTGAAGGACTCATTCAGAACTACCGGGTTCCGTTTGACTCGGTTCATGTTGAAGAAACTCTGATTGTTGACTATCTGCCTGTTCTTAATCATGTTTACTTTGACGAAGGGAGCAGCACTGTCCCCGAACGGTATTCAACTGCAGCACACCGCATGGTATCCGACGCACGGCTAACTCCTGTGCAGGCTACCACGGCTATTCTCGGCATCGTGGCTAAGCGTTTTCGTGAAAAACCGCAAACGCACATCACCGTTGTTGGCTCTGCCGGTCCTGATCTCGCACTCCACGGAATACGCCTGGCGCAACAACGAGCTGAATCAGTTCGCGCTTCCCTTGTGTCGCTTGGCATTCCTAAAGAGAATATCAAGGTGCAATGGCAAGCCGACCCGCTCACGCCAACACGCGCATCCGATCCGAAGGACTTCGCAGCAGCAGAAGCCGAAAACCGTCGCGTTGAAATTCTGGTGTCAGAATCATCACTCATGCGACCACTTGAACTCCAAACAGTACAAACGGTTGTAACACCTGACGATATTGCAGTTTCGTACAACATTTCGGCAGATACCACGCTTCGTGCTTCGCAGGTTTTTATAAATGACAGCAGTGTGCACCGCTCGACTGCACTGCAACATTCATTCACCATTCCGTCACCCACAGAGCCCGCGGAGCTGTTGGTTGTTGCAACCGATGTAGAGCACAACACTGCAAAAGCATCCGCATCCATACCCGTGAGCACCCTAACCATTCACCGCAAGAAAACCGAGCATCGCGGCAACCTTGAAGTTGAACGCTACAGTCTGATTCTTTTTGGATTTAACGATGCAACTGTCACCAAACAGCACCAGGAAATCCTGCAGATTATTCGTAATAAAATCAGGAAAGGGGCTTCGGTTCGTGTTATTGGTATGACTGATGTTGTGGGAAGCAAGGAGCATAACACCCTCCTTGCCCAACGAAGAGCAGAAGAAGTTGCGAAAGCTCTCGGTATTTCCGAATCAGAGATCGAGGCCACAGGATCACAAGCCCCGCAATTCAGTAATAACCTACCGGAAGGACGTGCATACAACCGAACCGTGATTATCGAAATTTCGGATAAACAGTAATCGCGGTTTTGCCTTACGATGGTTATGATGTACTTTTGATGCTAAGCACAATGTATTCATACCTGACGAGAGCCCGAAATGCGTTCTTTTGCTCTGCTTCTGATTCTGATTCTATGTTGTTTTGCACCGTTGCATACAAATGCACAGACATTTGTTGTGGTTGGTCACAAGCTTACCAACTACCCCAATGTTGAGTTGCAGGTATATGGGTATTCTAACCTGGGCATTCACACCGTAGTCTCTAATCCCGTTGTTACTGTTGACGGTACTGAAGTGCCTGCCCAGGGAGTTCTGGGACCATCGGCATCACCACGGAACATTTCGTGCATTCTCATGTGTGATGCCTCGGCAGCACTCAACATTGGCTCGCCCTCCAACCTTCAGATTACCAAGGCCGTTGCTTTAACAGCAACAGATTACGACAATGGTCTCAGTGACGAAGTGGGACTTGGCAAATTCGATATCCGGCCAACTCTCCTGTATGGAATGAACCAAGATAAACTCAGCTTAATACAGGCTTTGGATGATCTCAAGCCCGGTGTTGGATGCAACCTGGACAGTGCAATTCTTGAGAATACGGAGGGGGCTTTGAGTCACCTTCGTAGCAGCCGAAATGCAAGAGCACTCATTCTTACCCTGACTGGAACACCAAGTATCAATGCTGCTGAAATTATTCGCACTGCACGGAATTATCGTGTGGCAATCTATATCGTTGGTATCAGAACGGCTCTAACATCCGACGTACGGTCACTGGCCGATAGTACTGGCGGACTGTACATTGAGAATATTAACAATGAGGAAGACGCCCAGGACTTTACGCGGGCATTTATCTCGCATGCAAAGCAAACGCAGCAAACCCTAATCACGTTTACCATGCCGGATGCATGCACCAGTACCAGAGAGGTAACGGTAACATGGACCGAAACGAAGCGCAGCGTCACGCTCACACTACCATCAAACACCTTACCGACACTTGCTTGGTCTGAACCGGGAGGTGTTGATTTCGGAACCGGCACAGCCGCATCTGAACGCACCGTTCAGCTTACTGCCCTTGTCAACCCTGTTACAATAACAAATATTGCCATCAGTAACCCAGCATTTACCCTCGTTGAACCCATCCCTGCCGGTACTGTTATCCAGCCTAACCAGAGTCTTTCGGTTCGCATCGGATATCTGGGAAGCACCAGTGGCGTAGCAGGAAGTATTACCATTACCTCTGATGCCTGTGTGTACCAGCCATTATACCTTCGAGGTGGCAGCTATATCAGCGGTGACAAGCTTGAATTAACTACTCCAAACGGAGGCGAACAACTCAAGGCAGGTGTACCCTATAACATCACGTGGGCCAACGTCCTCCCTGCTGATGTTGTACGACTTGACCGGAGTTCTGACGGTGGGGTAACATGGACGCCTATCACGGAAACAGCGAGTGGATTACAATATCAGTGGAATGCTGGTCCGGGTACCGGAAGCAACATGATGATTCGTGTACAGCGAACGTCGCTCTCACCCGATGCAATCATTACGCTTGCAGGACACCGCGAACCGGTGTATTCTGCCGCATTCTCCCATGACGGATCACTGGTTATTTCCGGCGGACATGATGGAACAGTGCGTGTGTGG
This is a stretch of genomic DNA from Ignavibacteria bacterium. It encodes these proteins:
- the nth gene encoding endonuclease III — its product is MPVNATLTKILNRLEKAYPDARVGLDFSNPVELLIATILSAQCTDARVNIVTKQLFAKYRRPEDYVHVSSEELQADIRPTGFFKNKAHHIKQCCAMLIRDFNGQVPSTMDDLLKLPGVGRKTANCVLSNCFNIPGITVDTHVIRVSNRLGLVDTPDPVKIELLLSQQMLPKRWNQFNHLIITHGRTTCVARRPRCSDCAVSDLCPSAFNV
- a CDS encoding OmpA family protein, whose product is MPTVTHHHRSATVCSMIPAVMIVTLALLVTRQAPVTAQHTQYGVHGGVVYSLHAAQFTQLGDFASCCPSFTGGSGTGFLAGLHAAYRLSDKLFFVPRLTLVQENGSMQSEEWTFVADLRDTPRVRRAMFLHEFTSSVSSVGIEPTFLLGIVGNLSLTGGLRAAWVFDGSFTQRETLVEPDDYGSYLGSARTWVNYQEQIPDLSPFKAEVLGGLHYSLSVGKAQQWHLGTDVSIAIPITNVTSSAEWRTTNIRLAIAVSHGAKVPEADTSIALPLVPNADTVTLPAPPSLSPPEITLKLEGLIQNYRVPFDSVHVEETLIVDYLPVLNHVYFDEGSSTVPERYSTAAHRMVSDARLTPVQATTAILGIVAKRFREKPQTHITVVGSAGPDLALHGIRLAQQRAESVRASLVSLGIPKENIKVQWQADPLTPTRASDPKDFAAAEAENRRVEILVSESSLMRPLELQTVQTVVTPDDIAVSYNISADTTLRASQVFINDSSVHRSTALQHSFTIPSPTEPAELLVVATDVEHNTAKASASIPVSTLTIHRKKTEHRGNLEVERYSLILFGFNDATVTKQHQEILQIIRNKIRKGASVRVIGMTDVVGSKEHNTLLAQRRAEEVAKALGISESEIEATGSQAPQFSNNLPEGRAYNRTVIIEISDKQ
- a CDS encoding glycosyltransferase family 2 protein: MQRSRPLFSVVICTWNRAHLLPRALNSLLTQTWSDWEAIVVDDAGTDSTSVVVQNYMERDPRLLYHRVAQQGGTAAARNTGILLTSGDWVTFLDSDDEYLPSHLEKRMHLITDIPGADLFHGGFTVIGNPYVRDKDNPGVSIHLDSCVVGGTFVIRRDVFRRVGLFPRIPYADDAEFFERCRSHGLIIERCTAATYVYHRDTPGQLTG
- the rsmG gene encoding 16S rRNA (guanine(527)-N(7))-methyltransferase RsmG; its protein translation is MVQDNIVQVSLLEAWTLLSMNSIVLDKAQIDLLERYHRELVHWNNSVNLVSRKDVDFLIERHLIHSLMLLRYVEFPHKARVLDLGTGGGLPGLPIKIARQDLRVTLVDSIAKKIKIVDMMARHTGLKDLDAVRMRVEEMGTISKYKSAFNVIVSRAVAPLKDLAHWSSGVRAPGAVLAVLKGGNLTDEINEFKTAFPNVSVIEHDINVHGLPWFQQENKKVVECRFS